DNA sequence from the Hyalangium ruber genome:
GCTGCTGGGCCTCGCGCGGCTGGAGAGCGCGCCCGTGCGAGACACGGGAACGCGGCTGTCGGCAGGCCTGGGCTATCGCCATAGCTGGGGCCCCTGGTGGGCGCTGGGCACCGTCAGCTTCACCCAGGCCCGTTACCCCGCCGTGGAGCTCCAGGTACGCGAGCGCGCCCTTGGCGCCGGAGTGGCCGGCGGCTACCGCTGGCTGAGCTGGGCGCTGGTCCCCCACGTGGGCCTGGGCCTCGAGCTCACCGGGGTGGAGCAGCGGCTGCGAAGAGACCGGGAGGAGGAGATCCAGGACACCGTCGGCGAGCCGCTGCCCACGCGCCGGGCGCTGGGCGTGGGCGTGGGCCCGCTGCTGGGAGTGGAGGTTCCCCTGCCCGGCCAGGCCTTCGCGCTCCTTCAGGGGCAGGTGCTCCTGCGCTACCTGCCCAGCCAGGAGCAGTCCGCCCTGCGGCCCGCGGCACTCCTCTCCGCGGGAGCCGGCTGGCGTTTCTGAAGTGGCTCTGGCGGTCAGCGCCCGGCTGCGGCGGGCGCGGCGCTCGCGCTCATGACCGGCTCGAGGAAGCTCTCGAGGGTCGAGCGAATCTGCTGACGTGTCTCGGGCGGCACGCCCGTCCGCCCTTCGCCCAGGCTCTTCTGGTGGGCGTCCGCGAGCCCGAAGAGGAGCTCCGTGCGCGCCTTGCCGTCGACGCTGTCCTTCAACGTGAAGCCCGAGTGTGCCTGGAAGACGGCCTGCCATCCCTGGCGGACTTCACCCCAGAAGTCCTGGGCTTGCGTCCAGTAGGCGTCCGCCTCCGGCAAGCTCACCTCCTGGGGCTGGCGCGTGTAGAGGTTGACGCCCCGCTCTCGCGCCAGCGCATGCTGCGTGGGACCGAGCACCACCTTGAGGCTGTCCTGCTCGTGTACCCAGCCCGTGGGAGTCATCACATGCCGGTTGGTGCCGACCAGGGCGTCGTAGTCGCTGCGCTTGGTGTACTCACGGCGCGGCAGCGGCCGCCACGTCTCCCGAGACTCCCAGGCCGATAGGCCGCGGGAGTGGTTCCACCGCCCGGAGCCCTCATACCGAGGCCCATCATCCACTTCGAACACCGCCTGACTCCAGGTACACCGGGCCTCGTCCGAGGACAGGACGCGGCGCTCCCACGAGCGGCGTCCGCGGAACTCGAGCAGCTCGGTGTCCTCGAACGTCCAGTCCTGGCGCCAGTGCTTGAGGGGAGAGCGCTTGCCGTCCCGCTCCACCACCAGGATGTGCTGGAGCGATACCCGCCCCGGCGTGTCCTCCAGCACCAACACCTGCTCCGTCGCGTTGGCGCGGTAGGGCGCCCGAAGCGCGTAGCCCTCATGGAGGCTCACGGTCTCGTCAAAGGCGAACTCCACCCGGTAGTTCCCCACCATTTTCAGAATGGCGGCCCTGTCCTGCTCCGGGTTGCACTCCACGGTGGGAACGATG
Encoded proteins:
- a CDS encoding DUF6607 family protein, with protein sequence MSAFAPVPRHRERTSFPWPALATLALAVACAPRNIVPTVECNPEQDRAAILKMVGNYRVEFAFDETVSLHEGYALRAPYRANATEQVLVLEDTPGRVSLQHILVVERDGKRSPLKHWRQDWTFEDTELLEFRGRRSWERRVLSSDEARCTWSQAVFEVDDGPRYEGSGRWNHSRGLSAWESRETWRPLPRREYTKRSDYDALVGTNRHVMTPTGWVHEQDSLKVVLGPTQHALARERGVNLYTRQPQEVSLPEADAYWTQAQDFWGEVRQGWQAVFQAHSGFTLKDSVDGKARTELLFGLADAHQKSLGEGRTGVPPETRQQIRSTLESFLEPVMSASAAPAAAGR